Proteins encoded in a region of the Leifsonia sp. PS1209 genome:
- a CDS encoding cupin domain-containing protein: MNIEPTISTVKNPPEQFAGDVWVDPIAAPHEADQRMTAALVRFAPGARTAWHSHARGQYLRVTAGVARFGDRDGTIIEVHPGQTLYTPPGQDHWHAAAPGCFMEHIALLESADDPADTTTWKEHITDDEYEGRRP, from the coding sequence ATGAACATCGAACCGACCATTTCCACCGTCAAGAATCCGCCGGAGCAGTTCGCCGGCGACGTCTGGGTCGACCCGATCGCCGCGCCGCACGAGGCGGACCAGCGGATGACCGCAGCCCTCGTGCGCTTCGCGCCGGGCGCCCGCACGGCCTGGCACTCGCACGCGAGAGGCCAGTACCTGCGGGTCACTGCCGGCGTCGCGCGCTTCGGCGACCGCGACGGCACCATCATCGAGGTGCATCCCGGCCAGACGCTCTACACGCCGCCCGGCCAGGACCACTGGCACGCCGCAGCCCCCGGATGCTTCATGGAGCACATCGCGCTGCTGGAGTCCGCGGACGACCCTGCAGACACCACCACCTGGAAAGAGCACATCACCGACGACGAGTACGAAGGACGGCGACCGTGA
- a CDS encoding carboxymuconolactone decarboxylase family protein, with the protein MNDETTGWTGGKRAFGDFAPGIAHYTDRVLFDEVWERQDLSKRDRSLITVAALVAGGNVDQLRFHLPFARDNGVTRDELVEAITHLAFYCGWPKAMTAMTVAKEVFGGDDASAVRRPLGDGGQVTAAGR; encoded by the coding sequence GTGAACGACGAGACGACCGGCTGGACCGGCGGCAAGCGCGCCTTCGGGGACTTCGCCCCCGGCATCGCCCACTACACCGACCGTGTGCTGTTCGACGAGGTGTGGGAGCGACAGGATCTCAGCAAGCGCGACCGCAGCCTGATCACCGTCGCCGCACTCGTGGCGGGCGGCAACGTCGACCAGCTGCGCTTCCACCTGCCGTTCGCCCGCGACAACGGGGTGACCCGGGATGAACTGGTCGAGGCGATCACGCACCTCGCGTTCTACTGCGGCTGGCCGAAGGCGATGACGGCGATGACGGTCGCGAAGGAGGTCTTCGGCGGCGACGATGCCTCGGCGGTGCGACGGCCGCTGGGTGACGGCGGACAGGTGACGGCGGCTGGGCGCTAG
- the dcd gene encoding dCTP deaminase — protein sequence MLLSDRDIKAELGSGRIALEPFDVSMVQPSSVDVRLDRFFRLFDNHKYPFIDPAEDQPELTRLVEVDADQPFILHPGEFVLGSTFELVSLPDDVAARLEGKSSLGRLGLLTHSTAGFIDPGFSGHVTLELSNVATLPIKLWPGMKIGQMCFFRLTSAAEKPYGSSEYSSRYQGQRGPTASRSFLNFHRTDVSTTEAGRTAG from the coding sequence GTGCTTCTCTCAGACCGCGACATCAAGGCCGAGCTCGGCTCCGGCCGTATCGCTCTCGAACCGTTCGACGTGTCGATGGTGCAGCCGTCGAGCGTCGATGTGCGCCTCGACCGCTTCTTCCGGCTGTTCGACAACCACAAGTACCCCTTCATCGACCCGGCAGAGGATCAGCCCGAGCTGACCAGGCTGGTCGAAGTGGATGCTGACCAGCCGTTCATCCTGCACCCCGGTGAGTTCGTGCTCGGCTCCACCTTCGAGCTGGTCTCGCTTCCGGACGACGTCGCCGCCCGGCTCGAGGGCAAGAGCTCGCTCGGTCGCCTCGGCCTGCTCACGCACTCCACCGCGGGCTTCATCGACCCGGGATTCTCCGGGCACGTCACGCTCGAACTGAGCAACGTGGCCACCCTGCCGATCAAGCTCTGGCCCGGCATGAAGATCGGGCAGATGTGCTTCTTCCGGCTCACCTCCGCGGCCGAGAAGCCGTACGGGTCGAGCGAGTACAGCTCGCGATACCAGGGCCAGCGCGGCCCGACGGCGTCGCGTTCGTTCCTCAACTTCCACCGCACGGACGTGTCCACGACAGAGGCGGGTCGCACCGCCGGTTGA
- a CDS encoding multidrug effflux MFS transporter: MTASLPTISRVPAGRGLATLLLVLTVFGPISMDLYLPALPALTTELAAATSTAQLTVTACLVGLAAGQLIAGPLSDRFGRRRPALIGVAAYVIVSLLCAVSPTVETLIAARLVQGIAGGVGIVIAQAAGRDVYDGGRLIRFYGRLTVVGGFAAIVGPLLGGALTAVLDWRGLFLVLAAIGAVILGWVALRLPETLHPDARTAAGFSVIGRDLRLLFADRRFVGAVIAQGFVYAALFAYLSGATYVLQGVYGLSPQGYAAAFGLNSAGFMVFGYLAGRASETWSVLGTLVTGLAVAGLGAAGLLVAGLAHVPLIVVVVSLFLLAAGTAITSPPSTTIALADYPQIAGTASSVLGAARFAFGGVAAPLVGVAGALSILPLGLVTSVSIVLAMAAVLVFLLRPARASAGITHPATEGTPTCVE; encoded by the coding sequence GTGACAGCTTCTCTCCCGACCATTTCCCGGGTTCCGGCAGGACGCGGACTCGCCACGCTTCTGCTGGTGCTGACCGTCTTCGGCCCGATCTCGATGGACCTCTACCTTCCCGCCCTCCCCGCTCTCACCACCGAGCTGGCGGCGGCGACCTCCACGGCGCAGCTTACCGTCACGGCCTGCCTGGTCGGGCTGGCGGCCGGGCAGCTGATCGCCGGGCCGCTGTCCGACCGGTTCGGGCGGCGGCGCCCCGCACTGATCGGCGTCGCGGCCTACGTGATCGTGTCGCTGCTCTGCGCGGTGAGTCCCACCGTCGAGACCCTCATCGCCGCCAGGCTGGTCCAGGGGATCGCCGGGGGCGTCGGCATCGTGATCGCGCAGGCAGCCGGGCGCGACGTGTACGACGGCGGCAGGCTCATCCGGTTCTACGGGCGACTGACGGTGGTCGGCGGGTTCGCCGCGATCGTCGGGCCGCTGCTCGGCGGGGCGCTGACCGCGGTGCTCGACTGGCGCGGGCTCTTCCTGGTGCTCGCCGCGATCGGCGCCGTCATCCTCGGCTGGGTCGCCCTCCGGCTGCCGGAGACGCTGCACCCGGATGCACGCACGGCGGCGGGCTTCTCCGTCATCGGCCGCGACCTGCGGCTGCTGTTCGCCGACCGCCGTTTCGTCGGCGCCGTGATCGCGCAGGGCTTCGTCTACGCAGCTCTGTTCGCGTATCTCAGCGGAGCGACCTACGTGCTGCAGGGCGTCTACGGCTTGTCCCCGCAGGGCTACGCGGCCGCCTTCGGGCTGAACTCGGCCGGGTTCATGGTCTTCGGGTATCTGGCCGGACGCGCCAGCGAGACGTGGAGCGTGCTGGGCACGTTGGTCACCGGCCTCGCGGTGGCCGGGCTCGGGGCCGCAGGGCTGCTGGTCGCCGGACTGGCGCACGTCCCGCTGATCGTGGTCGTCGTCTCGCTTTTCCTCCTGGCGGCGGGGACCGCGATCACCAGCCCGCCGTCGACGACCATCGCACTGGCGGACTACCCGCAGATCGCGGGGACCGCATCCTCTGTCCTGGGCGCTGCACGCTTCGCGTTCGGAGGCGTGGCCGCTCCGCTGGTCGGCGTCGCCGGCGCCCTGAGCATCCTGCCTCTCGGCCTGGTCACCTCGGTGTCGATCGTCCTGGCGATGGCCGCCGTGCTCGTCTTCCTCCTCCGTCCGGCGCGAGCGAGCGCCGGCATCACCCACCCCGCAACGGAAGGAACCCCAACATGCGTGGAGTAG
- a CDS encoding M55 family metallopeptidase translates to MRVLISVDMEGIAGVVDRADIAPGSPEWALAREWMTDEASAAVRGVLAFDQDAEVLVCDAHAKYRNILPQRLDRRARLVRGTPRPHDMLTGIDSAVDAVCLIGYHGRAGTADSVLAHTISGAVISSVRIDGTALGEIGLSAALAAHYGAVPVLVSGDDTVAAEAEEVAPGIRAVIVKWARGGHAAENLHPAVASERIEQAVPEALAARASVRPPRFAGPVDLEVDVRRPEMTERALLIPGMERRGPCTLGFSGLGLPESYGLVGVIADLAGIA, encoded by the coding sequence ATGCGAGTTCTGATCTCTGTGGACATGGAAGGCATCGCCGGGGTGGTCGACCGCGCCGACATCGCACCGGGCTCCCCGGAGTGGGCGCTGGCAAGGGAGTGGATGACCGACGAAGCCAGCGCGGCCGTCCGCGGGGTGCTCGCCTTCGATCAGGACGCTGAAGTGCTGGTGTGCGACGCCCACGCGAAGTACCGGAACATCCTGCCGCAACGGCTCGACAGACGAGCGCGACTGGTTCGCGGCACTCCCCGCCCGCACGACATGCTGACCGGCATCGACAGTGCAGTGGATGCGGTGTGCCTGATCGGCTACCACGGCCGGGCCGGCACCGCCGACTCGGTCCTGGCACACACGATCAGCGGTGCGGTCATCTCGTCCGTGCGCATCGACGGGACGGCCCTAGGCGAAATTGGCCTGAGCGCAGCACTGGCAGCGCACTACGGCGCCGTTCCGGTGCTGGTCAGCGGCGACGACACGGTGGCCGCCGAAGCCGAGGAGGTCGCTCCGGGCATCCGGGCGGTGATCGTCAAATGGGCTCGCGGAGGTCATGCCGCCGAGAACCTTCACCCGGCCGTCGCCAGCGAGCGCATCGAGCAGGCCGTGCCGGAGGCTCTCGCAGCCCGCGCATCCGTGCGGCCCCCACGATTCGCCGGGCCCGTCGACCTGGAGGTGGATGTGCGCCGGCCGGAGATGACCGAGCGTGCTCTGCTCATCCCGGGCATGGAACGCCGCGGACCCTGCACGCTCGGATTCTCCGGCCTCGGCCTCCCGGAGAGCTACGGCCTGGTGGGTGTCATCGCCGACCTCGCGGGAATCGCGTGA
- a CDS encoding zinc-dependent alcohol dehydrogenase family protein codes for MRGVVMYAPRDVRVEERADPTIQEPTDAIIRVSAACICGSDLWPYRGTDELTGPTPMGHEYVGVVEQLGDDVKNVKVGDFVVGSFFASDNTCELCRAGYQSHCIHRVPMGTLGTQAELLRVPLADGTLVATATAPTPRQVRGLLAASDVLGTGWFAAVAAEAGPGKTVAVVGDGAVGLLGVLAAKQLGADRIIAMSRHADRQALARRFGATDIVEERWDDGVAKIQALTDGLGAHSVIEAVGTQESMMQAIRATRPGGHVGYVGVSHGVELPGEELFFSGVHLHGGPAPVRRFLPELIGLIMNDDIDAGAVFDLTLPLEEAAEGYRAMDERRATKVLLETENA; via the coding sequence ATGCGTGGAGTAGTCATGTACGCACCCCGGGATGTGCGCGTCGAAGAGCGCGCGGACCCCACCATCCAGGAGCCGACGGATGCGATCATCCGCGTCTCCGCCGCCTGCATCTGCGGTTCAGACCTGTGGCCGTACCGCGGCACGGACGAGCTCACCGGCCCGACACCGATGGGGCACGAATACGTCGGAGTGGTCGAGCAGCTCGGCGACGACGTGAAGAACGTGAAGGTCGGGGACTTCGTGGTCGGGTCGTTCTTCGCCTCCGACAACACCTGCGAACTCTGCCGGGCGGGATACCAGTCCCACTGCATCCATCGGGTGCCGATGGGCACGCTCGGCACCCAGGCGGAACTCCTCCGGGTGCCGCTGGCGGACGGCACGCTCGTCGCCACCGCGACGGCTCCCACCCCGCGGCAGGTCCGCGGACTGCTCGCCGCCTCCGACGTGCTCGGCACCGGATGGTTCGCGGCCGTCGCTGCCGAGGCCGGTCCTGGGAAGACGGTCGCGGTCGTCGGTGACGGCGCGGTCGGCCTCCTCGGCGTGCTCGCGGCGAAGCAGCTCGGTGCCGACCGCATCATCGCGATGAGCCGCCACGCCGACCGGCAGGCGCTCGCTCGCCGCTTCGGAGCGACGGACATCGTCGAGGAGCGCTGGGACGACGGCGTCGCGAAGATCCAGGCACTCACCGACGGGCTCGGCGCGCACTCGGTCATCGAGGCCGTCGGCACCCAGGAGTCGATGATGCAGGCCATCCGGGCCACCCGGCCGGGCGGACACGTCGGCTACGTCGGCGTCTCGCACGGGGTGGAACTGCCCGGCGAAGAACTGTTCTTCTCCGGCGTGCACCTGCACGGCGGTCCCGCCCCGGTCCGCCGCTTCCTCCCCGAGCTGATCGGGTTGATCATGAATGACGACATCGACGCAGGAGCGGTCTTCGACCTCACCCTGCCGCTCGAGGAGGCGGCAGAGGGATACCGGGCGATGGATGAGCGCCGCGCCACCAAAGTGCTGCTGGAAACGGAGAACGCATGA
- a CDS encoding FAD-dependent oxidoreductase, which produces MRTVIIGGVAGGMSAATRLRRLDEQREIVVFERGPYVSYANCGLPYYVGGVISDRSALLLQTPQSLASRFRLDVRTGHEVLFIDAAARTVTVLDHASGETSTEAYDELVLAVGATAREAAGHPGIPTHTLRTVEDVDAIGALLETAEDGAGDPSALVVGGGFIGLEAVENLVRRGIHVTLIQRGPHILTPLDAEMVVQLEAELRSHGVDVRTSVTIDTVQDGVVVLDDGSVLRPDFIVDASGVVPSVDLARTAGLTLGPTGGIAVDESNRTSDQHIYAVGDGVEKVDALSGGEALVTMAGLANRHGRSVADVIAGRPERNTPALGTAIVKVFDTVAAKVGWSERQLVSARRAHRVIHTHPASHATYYPGAQSMSMKLLVDPESDAILGAQIVGGDGVDKRIDVLAVAVAGGITASGLARLELAYAPQFGSAKDPVNQLGYVADNLRTGATAAIQWHELEDAVAAGATLIDVRTAGEHAAGAIPDALNIPVDELRSRLAELPDGPLVVHCQVGQRGHTAARILAQHGFDVVNLDGGYRTWAAGAATRVRQPAGV; this is translated from the coding sequence ATGAGAACCGTCATCATCGGCGGCGTCGCCGGAGGCATGTCGGCAGCGACCCGGCTGCGTCGGCTCGATGAGCAGCGCGAGATCGTGGTCTTCGAGCGTGGCCCGTACGTCTCGTACGCGAACTGCGGCCTCCCGTACTACGTCGGCGGCGTGATCAGTGACCGGTCGGCGCTGCTGCTGCAGACGCCGCAGTCTCTCGCATCCCGGTTCCGGCTGGATGTGCGGACCGGCCATGAGGTCCTCTTCATCGACGCCGCAGCCCGCACGGTGACGGTCCTCGATCACGCGTCGGGGGAGACCTCGACCGAGGCGTACGACGAGCTGGTTCTGGCCGTCGGAGCGACCGCGCGCGAGGCGGCGGGACATCCCGGAATCCCCACCCACACGCTGCGCACCGTGGAGGATGTCGACGCGATCGGCGCGCTGCTGGAAACAGCGGAGGACGGCGCAGGCGACCCCTCCGCGCTGGTGGTCGGCGGCGGGTTCATCGGCCTGGAGGCCGTCGAGAACCTGGTGCGGCGCGGGATCCACGTCACGCTCATCCAGCGCGGCCCGCACATCCTGACCCCGCTGGACGCCGAGATGGTGGTGCAGCTGGAGGCCGAGCTGCGCAGCCACGGCGTCGACGTGCGCACCTCGGTCACGATCGACACGGTGCAGGATGGCGTCGTCGTGCTCGACGACGGCAGTGTGCTGCGGCCCGACTTCATCGTCGACGCGTCCGGCGTGGTGCCGAGCGTGGACCTGGCGCGCACGGCCGGGCTGACGCTCGGCCCGACCGGCGGGATCGCCGTGGACGAGAGCAACCGCACCAGCGACCAGCACATCTACGCGGTGGGCGACGGCGTCGAAAAGGTCGACGCGCTGTCGGGCGGGGAGGCGCTGGTCACGATGGCCGGGCTCGCCAACCGGCACGGCCGCTCGGTCGCCGACGTGATCGCCGGGCGTCCGGAGCGGAACACGCCCGCGCTCGGCACCGCCATCGTGAAGGTGTTCGACACGGTCGCGGCGAAGGTCGGCTGGAGCGAGCGGCAGCTGGTGTCTGCCAGGCGCGCGCATCGGGTCATCCACACGCATCCCGCGTCGCACGCGACCTACTATCCCGGCGCGCAGTCGATGTCGATGAAGCTGCTGGTCGATCCGGAGAGCGACGCGATCCTCGGCGCCCAGATCGTCGGCGGCGATGGTGTCGACAAGCGCATCGACGTCCTGGCGGTGGCAGTGGCGGGTGGCATCACCGCCTCCGGCCTCGCCCGGCTCGAGCTCGCGTACGCACCGCAGTTCGGCTCCGCCAAAGACCCGGTGAACCAGCTCGGCTACGTCGCTGACAACCTGCGCACTGGCGCCACGGCCGCGATCCAGTGGCACGAACTCGAGGATGCCGTGGCCGCGGGAGCAACGCTCATCGACGTGCGCACGGCCGGCGAGCACGCGGCCGGCGCGATCCCGGATGCGCTCAACATCCCGGTCGACGAGCTGCGGTCCCGGCTCGCCGAGCTTCCGGATGGGCCGCTCGTCGTGCACTGCCAGGTGGGCCAGCGCGGTCACACCGCCGCCCGCATCCTCGCCCAGCACGGGTTCGACGTCGTCAACCTCGACGGCGGCTACCGCACCTGGGCCGCCGGGGCGGCGACGCGCGTGCGGCAGCCCGCCGGGGTGTGA
- a CDS encoding alpha/beta hydrolase, producing the protein MALGLAVVTVLVVAFFNPWPSALLIRSLFERGAADTVAEMEPYVPKSGVDAHRDIAYGDAGSDTSLDVFTPTGASTPLTTVVWIHGGAWISGDKSNVDPYIQILASHGYTTVSLNYTISPETTYPTALNQLNDALGFLVEHAAEYNIDPNSIVIAGDSAGSQYTAQLATIVTNPAYAERVGVTPTLTAKQLKAVILNCGIYDVRGIPDAPGIGGWGFRIALWSYLGEKDWSKTPGGRDMSTIEDVTADFPTTWISGGNADPLTDSQSKPLAKKLEGLGVDVTSVFYPADESPALPHEYQFHLDFAKARSALQSTIAFLDRVKAH; encoded by the coding sequence ATGGCGCTGGGGCTCGCGGTGGTCACTGTCCTGGTGGTGGCGTTCTTCAACCCGTGGCCGTCTGCGCTGCTCATCCGCTCGCTGTTCGAGCGGGGCGCCGCCGACACCGTCGCGGAGATGGAACCGTACGTCCCGAAGTCCGGGGTGGATGCGCACCGCGACATCGCGTACGGGGACGCCGGATCCGACACCTCGCTGGACGTGTTCACGCCCACCGGCGCATCCACCCCGTTGACCACGGTGGTCTGGATCCACGGCGGCGCCTGGATCTCCGGCGACAAGTCCAACGTGGACCCGTACATCCAGATCCTCGCCTCGCACGGCTACACCACGGTCTCCCTCAACTACACGATCTCGCCGGAGACCACGTACCCCACGGCACTGAACCAGCTCAACGACGCCCTCGGCTTCCTCGTCGAGCACGCGGCCGAGTACAACATCGACCCGAACAGCATCGTGATCGCCGGCGACTCCGCCGGTTCGCAGTACACGGCGCAGCTCGCCACCATCGTCACCAACCCGGCATACGCCGAGCGCGTCGGCGTCACCCCGACGCTGACCGCGAAGCAGCTCAAGGCCGTCATCCTCAACTGCGGGATCTACGACGTGCGCGGCATCCCGGACGCCCCCGGCATCGGCGGCTGGGGCTTCCGCATCGCGCTCTGGTCGTACCTCGGCGAGAAGGACTGGTCGAAGACCCCGGGCGGCCGCGACATGTCCACGATCGAGGACGTGACCGCCGACTTCCCGACCACGTGGATCTCCGGCGGCAACGCCGACCCGCTCACCGACAGCCAGTCGAAGCCGCTCGCGAAGAAGCTCGAAGGGCTCGGAGTGGATGTGACGAGCGTCTTCTACCCGGCCGACGAGTCGCCCGCCCTGCCACACGAGTACCAGTTCCACCTCGACTTCGCGAAGGCGCGCTCAGCCCTGCAGTCGACCATTGCCTTCCTGGACAGAGTCAAAGCTCACTGA
- a CDS encoding helix-turn-helix transcriptional regulator, which translates to MDNRDEVREFLMSRRAKLAPEQAGLPAGTGRRVAGLRRSEVAMLADVSVEYYAKLERGVIAGASAAVLDAVARALQLDDTERAHLFDLARAADGIPLSGRQRRRSGTSPAARPSLHWALEAFTDGVAVVRNAQSDVIAFNALGRAFYSPLIGDGGRTPNLARFQFLDPVSRDFYPDWDLFADMCVAMMRAEAGRDPHNRAMQDLVGELSTQSETFRRLWGAHNVRTHGAGTKRFHHPVVGELTLAFEEFAVTAEPGHVLLVYTAEPGSPSAERLRLLASWAAEHPDAAVDAADASADAGR; encoded by the coding sequence ATGGACAATCGAGACGAGGTGCGTGAGTTCCTCATGTCGCGCAGGGCGAAGCTCGCGCCGGAGCAGGCGGGGCTTCCTGCTGGAACCGGGCGCAGGGTGGCCGGACTGCGCCGCTCGGAAGTGGCGATGCTCGCGGACGTGAGCGTGGAGTACTACGCCAAGCTTGAGCGCGGGGTCATCGCGGGGGCGTCGGCTGCGGTCCTCGACGCCGTGGCGCGGGCGCTGCAGCTCGACGACACCGAGCGGGCGCACCTTTTCGACCTCGCTCGTGCGGCAGACGGCATCCCCCTCTCCGGGCGCCAGCGCAGGCGGTCGGGCACGAGTCCGGCTGCGCGTCCGAGCCTGCACTGGGCGCTGGAGGCGTTCACGGACGGTGTCGCGGTCGTGCGCAACGCCCAGTCGGACGTGATCGCGTTCAACGCTCTCGGGCGGGCGTTCTACTCGCCGCTGATCGGCGACGGAGGGCGGACGCCGAACCTCGCCAGGTTCCAGTTCCTCGATCCCGTGTCCCGCGACTTCTATCCGGACTGGGACCTGTTCGCCGACATGTGCGTCGCCATGATGCGCGCAGAGGCGGGCAGGGATCCGCACAACAGGGCGATGCAGGATCTCGTCGGCGAGCTCTCGACGCAGAGCGAGACGTTCCGTCGGCTGTGGGGTGCGCACAACGTCCGCACGCACGGTGCAGGCACGAAACGCTTCCACCATCCGGTCGTCGGCGAGCTGACCCTCGCCTTCGAGGAGTTCGCGGTGACGGCGGAGCCGGGCCATGTGCTCCTCGTCTACACGGCGGAGCCCGGCTCTCCGTCGGCCGAGCGGCTGCGGCTGCTCGCCTCGTGGGCCGCCGAGCACCCGGACGCCGCGGTGGATGCTGCCGATGCGTCCGCCGACGCCGGCCGCTGA
- a CDS encoding NAD(P)H-binding protein, with product MTVFLVTGVTGNLGGAALRSLLERAPTSEVRVLVRTDRAAADFAARGLAAHIGDYSDAASLDAAFTGADRAIVISSPVLDPSVRVMQHRTVIESAVAAGVRHVVYTSGIGARYDPGHSAAEDALTESGVHHAILRNALYTDAFVERAIAQAGADGLITSASTGQSLTTAAIADLGEAAAAASFTMPKKTLWELRGPRWDFNDLAAALTVALGRPISHEDVDDADTGPFAVLFPLIRRGVFGLETPDLAELLGRAPADIRVVVREMATRSADASHAIPARSAMTPTRP from the coding sequence CGAACGCGCCCCCACGTCGGAGGTGCGCGTCCTCGTCCGCACCGACCGGGCCGCAGCTGATTTCGCGGCTCGCGGCCTCGCTGCCCACATCGGGGACTACTCGGATGCCGCGTCCCTGGACGCCGCCTTCACCGGGGCGGACCGTGCCATCGTCATTTCGAGCCCGGTGCTGGACCCGTCAGTGCGGGTCATGCAGCACCGCACTGTCATCGAGTCGGCTGTGGCCGCCGGGGTGCGTCACGTGGTCTACACGAGCGGAATCGGAGCGCGGTACGACCCCGGCCACTCCGCCGCCGAGGACGCGCTCACCGAGAGCGGTGTCCATCACGCGATTCTCCGGAACGCGCTGTACACGGATGCGTTCGTCGAGCGCGCCATCGCCCAGGCCGGCGCCGATGGGCTGATCACGTCGGCGAGCACGGGGCAGAGCCTGACAACCGCAGCGATCGCCGACCTGGGCGAAGCTGCCGCAGCGGCCTCCTTCACCATGCCGAAGAAGACTCTGTGGGAGCTTCGCGGCCCCCGGTGGGATTTCAACGACCTCGCAGCGGCACTGACGGTGGCTCTCGGGAGACCGATCAGCCACGAGGACGTCGACGACGCAGACACCGGACCCTTCGCCGTTCTCTTTCCGCTCATCCGGCGCGGCGTGTTCGGCCTCGAGACCCCCGACCTCGCCGAGCTCTTGGGCCGCGCACCAGCCGACATCCGCGTCGTCGTGAGGGAGATGGCCACGCGCTCAGCGGATGCTTCTCACGCGATTCCCGCGAGGTCGGCGATGACACCCACCAGGCCGTAG